The following are from one region of the Tenacibaculum dicentrarchi genome:
- a CDS encoding methyltransferase, protein MYKKLPKKRYHHTLEFLKKNVPAPAVILDLGVRNPFSEIMEENGYTVYNTEGEDLDLLPEIVKNYKVDVVTAFEIFEHLLAPFNVLRAIETTKIVTTVPLKLWFVDAYRSKDDMWDRHYHEFEDWQYDWLLEKSGWKILDTNKWTSPINQIGIRPILRKFTPRYYAVYAEKQL, encoded by the coding sequence ATGTACAAAAAACTCCCTAAAAAAAGATATCATCATACATTAGAATTTTTAAAGAAAAATGTGCCTGCACCTGCAGTTATTTTAGACTTAGGTGTTCGAAACCCTTTTTCTGAAATTATGGAAGAAAATGGTTATACAGTTTATAACACAGAAGGTGAAGATTTAGATTTGTTGCCCGAAATAGTTAAAAATTATAAAGTAGATGTTGTAACGGCTTTTGAAATTTTTGAGCATTTACTAGCTCCTTTTAATGTTTTAAGAGCTATTGAAACTACAAAAATTGTAACAACTGTACCTTTAAAATTATGGTTTGTAGATGCTTATAGAAGTAAAGATGATATGTGGGATAGACATTATCATGAATTTGAAGATTGGCAATATGATTGGTTATTAGAAAAATCGGGCTGGAAAATTTTAGATACTAATAAATGGACAAGCCCTATAAATCAAATAGGAATTAGACCAATTTTAAGAAAGTTTACGCCAAGATATTACGCTGTTTACGCAGAAAAACAGTTGTAA
- a CDS encoding helix-turn-helix domain-containing protein has protein sequence MRYLNLLIFVISLNNIQSWGLERNLIQHKFSLNYLQIPWHFLAMPFLYMFLIHYLKIAKKSYNLLKIILPMFLIIVITQVTFMYNYNIPDSPEKLNRIYEQYSSFEEGLSLLVSLIIFIYSFFVLNRKEKIKSKIIAFDSLKWLHTFFKLTAVGYVLWLFALSIKIKLNFTSFIFSYYPLRVYTTILIYWLGYQGLRQIRISKERKQIRKTLLTDSDTDFKTDLNTNFKTDTDKKPTTTSPNIENINIDKYKEQFLEIDTFITNNKKFLVPKYTLQHLSKDTKLSSSTLSLIINKVAGKSFTDYLNEKKVKQAKILLLDPNYSNYTITSIGLESGFNSKSTFFTVFKKQSGYTPVQFKKASLIKK, from the coding sequence ATGAGATATTTAAATTTATTAATTTTTGTTATCTCTTTGAATAATATTCAATCTTGGGGATTGGAACGAAATTTAATACAGCATAAATTTTCCTTAAATTACCTACAAATTCCTTGGCACTTTTTAGCGATGCCTTTTTTGTATATGTTTTTAATTCACTATTTAAAAATAGCTAAAAAATCGTACAATTTATTAAAAATAATACTCCCAATGTTTTTAATAATCGTAATTACACAGGTTACTTTTATGTATAATTACAATATTCCTGATTCTCCTGAAAAATTAAACCGTATATACGAACAATACAGTTCATTTGAAGAAGGACTTAGCTTATTGGTTTCATTAATTATTTTTATTTATTCTTTTTTTGTACTTAATAGAAAAGAAAAAATCAAATCTAAAATTATTGCTTTTGATAGTCTAAAATGGTTGCATACTTTTTTTAAACTAACCGCTGTTGGATATGTACTATGGTTATTTGCACTTTCTATTAAAATAAAATTGAACTTTACAAGTTTTATTTTTTCTTATTATCCACTTAGGGTTTACACAACAATACTCATATACTGGCTAGGCTATCAAGGATTAAGGCAAATAAGAATATCAAAAGAACGTAAACAAATAAGAAAAACATTATTAACAGATTCAGATACAGATTTTAAAACAGACCTAAATACTAATTTTAAAACAGATACTGATAAAAAACCTACTACTACAAGCCCAAACATAGAAAATATCAATATTGATAAATACAAAGAACAGTTTTTAGAAATAGATACTTTTATTACTAATAATAAAAAATTTTTAGTTCCTAAATATACTTTACAACACCTTTCAAAAGACACAAAACTAAGTTCTAGTACACTTTCTTTAATTATAAATAAAGTTGCTGGTAAATCTTTTACCGATTATTTGAATGAAAAAAAGGTAAAACAAGCAAAAATACTTTTACTAGACCCTAATTATTCAAACTATACAATTACCTCGATTGGCTTAGAATCCGGATTTAATTCAAAATCAACTTTTTTTACTGTTTTTAAAAAACAGTCTGGTTACACCCCTGTTCAGTTTAAAAAGGCCTCATTAATTAAAAAATAA
- a CDS encoding DUF4159 domain-containing protein, whose product MKNILFFILLINYSFSSAQQLAVLKYKGGGDWYANPTALPNLINFCNKNIHTAIDLKTQTTTLDDDTINNYPIVFITGHGNIFFSEEETIVLRNYLTAGGFLHISDNYGLDKYIRREMKKVFPTLNFQEIPNQHPIYHQTFSFDKGLPKIHEHDKKPAQGFGLFYKGRLVAFYDYQSDLSDGWEDYQIHNNPEKTRIKALKMGANIIEYTFKH is encoded by the coding sequence ATGAAAAACATATTATTCTTCATACTATTGATAAACTACTCTTTTAGTAGCGCACAACAACTTGCAGTTTTAAAATATAAAGGTGGTGGTGACTGGTATGCAAACCCGACAGCTTTACCTAATTTAATTAACTTTTGTAATAAAAATATTCATACTGCTATTGATTTAAAAACTCAAACAACAACGCTTGATGATGATACTATTAATAATTACCCTATTGTTTTTATAACAGGGCATGGTAATATTTTTTTTTCTGAAGAAGAAACAATTGTACTAAGAAACTACTTAACCGCTGGTGGATTCTTACATATATCTGACAATTATGGTTTAGATAAATACATCCGAAGAGAGATGAAAAAAGTGTTTCCTACACTTAATTTTCAAGAAATACCTAACCAACACCCTATTTATCACCAAACATTTTCTTTTGATAAAGGACTGCCTAAAATTCATGAACACGATAAAAAACCTGCCCAAGGATTTGGGTTATTTTACAAAGGTAGATTGGTTGCTTTTTATGATTATCAAAGTGATTTAAGTGATGGATGGGAAGATTATCAAATTCATAACAACCCTGAAAAAACAAGAATAAAAGCCTTAAAAATGGGTGCAAATATTATAGAATATACTTTTAAGCATTAA
- a CDS encoding 16S rRNA (uracil(1498)-N(3))-methyltransferase: protein MQLFFNPDITTETTQITFDKEESRHIVRVLRKKEGDILQITNGAGFLFSVSITIANDKRCLTTVVKYEEKPNNRDYYLHVAIAPTKNNDRLEWFLEKATEIGIDEITPIICDNSERKIVKINRLNKIVQAAMKQSLQFTLPKLNEPIKLSEFLKQDATSKLFIAHCEENIEKKLLKNIADKNEKYTILIGPEGDFSSKEIDYALNHNFKPISLGDNRLRTETAGLNVVQSIAFIHQ, encoded by the coding sequence ATGCAGTTATTTTTTAATCCTGATATTACCACAGAAACAACACAAATTACTTTTGATAAAGAAGAAAGTAGGCATATTGTACGTGTTTTAAGAAAAAAAGAAGGCGATATTTTACAAATAACCAATGGTGCTGGTTTTTTATTTTCGGTATCAATAACAATTGCTAATGATAAAAGATGCCTTACAACGGTTGTAAAATATGAAGAAAAACCAAATAATAGAGATTATTACCTACACGTTGCCATTGCCCCAACTAAAAATAACGATAGGTTAGAATGGTTTTTAGAAAAGGCTACCGAAATTGGTATTGATGAAATTACACCTATTATTTGTGATAATTCTGAAAGAAAAATCGTTAAAATTAATCGATTAAATAAAATTGTACAGGCAGCAATGAAGCAATCTTTACAATTTACATTACCTAAACTAAATGAGCCTATTAAATTATCAGAATTTTTAAAACAAGATGCTACTTCTAAATTATTTATAGCACACTGTGAAGAAAATATTGAAAAAAAATTATTGAAAAATATTGCTGATAAAAATGAAAAATACACAATTTTAATAGGACCTGAAGGAGATTTTTCATCAAAAGAGATTGATTATGCTTTAAATCATAATTTTAAGCCAATTTCGTTAGGTGATAACAGGTTACGAACCGAAACCGCTGGTTTAAATGTGGTACAAAGTATTGCTTTTATTCATCAGTAA
- a CDS encoding YfhO family protein, whose amino-acid sequence MMPFAITLVVFAIISLLYFNPVLSGKQIKQNDITQFIGMSKEVKDYRIEKGEEPYWLGNAFSGMPAYQVSAYYPNDFVRYIDKAIRFLPRPADYLFLYFFGFFILLTALKVDWKLAVLGSLSFGFSTYLIIIFGAGHNAKAHAIGYMPMVIAGVLYIFRKKYLVGFVITALAMALEVYTNHPQMTYYLGFCLLILAIVEFIEAFKTKNLSVFVKQAVVLVVAMAIGLGVNSTRLLSMKQYGDFSTRGKSALTINPDGSPKEKSTGLDKAYITEYSYGIAETFNLIIPRFMGGGTVEELGENSEFYQTLEKNAGRNVAKEYSKQVLTYWGTQPIVEAPAYIGAILFFLFFLGVFLVKGRLKYWLVSATIFSIVLSWGKNFAGITNFFIDYVPLYNKFRAVSSIQVIAELCVPLLGIIALRDLFSSKVASEEKENALKNAFYVLGGITLLFALFGSSLFAFEGLRDAQYQQLPTLIDALISDRKAMLFNDSVRSFLLILASAGLLWFYLKGKLKQIPVILILGVLIVFDLVSVDIKYVNKEDFTSARKVLKPFTVTQTDKEILKDKSHYRVANFSVNPMQDGRTSYFHNSIGGYHAAKMKRYQELFDYQISKNNIEVLNMLNAKYFIVGDNKLQKNKDANGNAWFVNNLKIVTSADEEIVTLDSLNTKTSAVINGRELKRSPQGYMDFNNQFKTDSTAIISLIKNDVTTLFYKTDTQENQFAVFSEIYYKDGWNAYLDDVKTEHYQVNYVLRGMEIPKGKHEIIFKYEPKIIQTGNKITLFSYALLLFIPMGWFFIRKKKNKK is encoded by the coding sequence ATGATGCCCTTTGCAATTACGCTTGTTGTTTTTGCAATTATATCGTTGTTGTATTTTAACCCAGTTTTAAGCGGTAAACAAATAAAACAGAACGACATTACTCAGTTTATAGGAATGTCAAAAGAAGTAAAAGACTATCGAATTGAAAAAGGAGAAGAACCATATTGGCTAGGAAATGCCTTTAGCGGAATGCCTGCATATCAGGTAAGTGCCTATTATCCGAATGATTTTGTACGTTATATTGATAAAGCAATTCGTTTTTTACCACGCCCTGCGGATTATTTGTTTTTATATTTCTTCGGATTTTTTATCTTATTAACAGCTTTAAAAGTTGATTGGAAATTAGCTGTTTTAGGAAGTTTATCCTTTGGTTTTTCGACCTATTTAATTATTATTTTTGGAGCAGGACACAATGCAAAAGCCCACGCAATCGGTTATATGCCGATGGTAATTGCGGGTGTTTTATATATCTTTAGAAAAAAATATTTAGTAGGATTTGTAATTACTGCTTTGGCGATGGCTTTAGAAGTTTATACAAATCATCCGCAAATGACGTATTATTTAGGTTTTTGCTTGCTGATATTGGCAATTGTTGAATTTATTGAAGCTTTTAAAACTAAAAATTTATCGGTATTTGTAAAACAAGCTGTTGTTTTAGTTGTAGCGATGGCGATTGGTTTAGGTGTAAATTCAACTCGATTATTATCGATGAAACAATATGGCGATTTTAGTACGAGAGGGAAATCGGCATTAACGATTAACCCAGATGGTTCTCCAAAAGAAAAATCAACAGGATTAGATAAAGCGTATATTACAGAATATAGTTACGGAATTGCTGAAACTTTTAATTTGATAATTCCTCGTTTTATGGGCGGTGGAACTGTTGAAGAATTAGGTGAAAATTCTGAATTTTATCAAACTTTAGAAAAAAATGCAGGTAGAAATGTAGCTAAAGAATATTCGAAACAAGTTTTAACCTATTGGGGAACACAACCAATTGTAGAAGCTCCCGCATATATTGGAGCAATTTTATTTTTCTTGTTCTTTCTAGGTGTTTTCTTGGTAAAAGGACGTTTAAAATATTGGTTAGTATCGGCAACTATTTTTTCAATAGTATTGAGTTGGGGGAAAAATTTTGCAGGAATCACTAACTTTTTTATTGATTATGTTCCGTTGTATAATAAGTTTAGAGCAGTTTCATCGATTCAAGTAATCGCAGAATTATGTGTTCCGTTATTAGGAATTATTGCTTTACGTGATTTGTTTTCATCAAAAGTAGCATCCGAAGAAAAAGAAAATGCCTTAAAAAATGCCTTTTATGTTTTAGGAGGAATTACTTTATTATTTGCACTTTTTGGGTCAAGTTTATTTGCTTTTGAAGGATTAAGAGATGCACAATATCAACAATTACCAACGTTAATAGATGCTTTAATTTCCGATAGAAAAGCCATGTTATTTAATGACAGTGTTCGTTCTTTTTTATTGATTTTAGCATCAGCGGGGTTATTATGGTTTTATCTGAAAGGGAAATTAAAACAAATTCCTGTTATACTAATTTTAGGTGTTTTAATTGTTTTTGATTTAGTTTCTGTTGATATTAAATACGTAAATAAAGAAGATTTTACATCAGCAAGAAAAGTGTTAAAACCATTTACAGTAACTCAAACTGATAAAGAAATTTTAAAAGATAAGAGCCATTATCGTGTTGCAAATTTTAGTGTAAATCCTATGCAAGATGGAAGAACATCGTATTTTCATAATTCGATAGGAGGATATCATGCAGCTAAAATGAAGCGATATCAAGAATTATTTGATTATCAAATTTCTAAAAATAATATTGAAGTATTAAATATGCTAAATGCAAAATACTTTATTGTTGGTGATAATAAATTACAAAAAAATAAGGATGCAAACGGAAATGCATGGTTTGTAAATAATTTAAAAATTGTTACATCGGCAGATGAAGAAATAGTTACTTTAGATAGTTTAAATACCAAAACATCAGCTGTAATTAATGGAAGAGAATTAAAAAGAAGTCCACAAGGGTATATGGATTTTAATAATCAATTTAAAACAGATTCAACAGCTATAATTTCATTAATAAAAAATGATGTTACAACCTTATTTTATAAAACTGATACACAAGAAAATCAGTTTGCTGTATTTTCAGAAATTTATTATAAAGATGGTTGGAATGCTTATTTAGATGATGTTAAAACGGAACATTATCAAGTTAATTATGTCCTTAGAGGTATGGAAATACCAAAAGGAAAACATGAAATTATCTTTAAATACGAGCCGAAAATAATACAAACAGGAAATAAAATTACGTTATTTTCATACGCTTTATTATTGTTTATTCCGATGGGATGGTTTTTTATCCGAAAGAAAAAAAATAAAAAGTAA
- a CDS encoding GTP cyclohydrolase, which translates to MIKIKEIFSKKEMKQFVKFPFSLYKDNKNWVPPIINDELDNFDKDKNPVFEYANAHFFIALENNKIVGRIAAIINTYEIEKQGIKKMRFGWFDAIDNIKVTQALLNKVKEVGQDNNLEFIEGPVGFNNLDKTGVLVDGFDHIGTMITWYNHPYYANHFEQLGFKKEKEYLENKFLFKNVDEVKYGKASSLIQRRYGLKPLDFTSTKKIMPYVDEMFELFSKSYSKLSTYVPISDAQITHFKEKYISFINPEYIKFVVDKNDKLVAFAIVMPSFSEALQKANGKLFPFGLFHLLNARKNSKDVTFYLIGVAPEYQNKGVIAIIFKQYCETFAKKGIINCIRTPELEDNIAIHQIWKDFNPTTHKRRRTYKLNL; encoded by the coding sequence ATGATTAAAATTAAAGAAATATTTTCTAAAAAAGAAATGAAACAATTTGTAAAGTTTCCTTTTTCTCTTTATAAAGACAATAAAAACTGGGTTCCTCCTATTATTAATGACGAACTTGATAATTTTGACAAAGATAAAAACCCTGTTTTTGAATATGCAAATGCACATTTTTTTATCGCCCTAGAAAATAATAAAATTGTAGGAAGAATTGCAGCAATTATCAACACCTATGAAATTGAAAAACAAGGCATCAAAAAAATGCGTTTCGGTTGGTTTGACGCTATTGATAATATAAAAGTTACCCAAGCTTTACTCAACAAGGTCAAAGAAGTTGGGCAAGATAATAACCTAGAATTTATTGAAGGACCCGTTGGTTTTAATAACTTAGATAAAACAGGTGTTTTAGTCGATGGTTTTGACCATATCGGAACCATGATTACTTGGTATAATCACCCGTATTATGCAAATCATTTTGAGCAATTAGGCTTTAAAAAAGAAAAAGAATACTTAGAAAATAAATTCCTTTTTAAAAATGTAGATGAAGTAAAATATGGTAAAGCAAGCAGCTTAATTCAAAGAAGGTACGGCTTAAAACCCTTAGATTTTACTTCAACAAAAAAAATAATGCCCTATGTTGATGAAATGTTTGAATTGTTTAGCAAATCATACTCTAAATTATCAACATACGTACCTATTTCTGATGCACAAATAACACATTTTAAAGAAAAATACATTAGTTTTATCAATCCTGAATATATAAAATTTGTGGTTGATAAAAATGATAAATTAGTTGCCTTTGCCATTGTTATGCCCTCTTTTTCAGAAGCACTTCAAAAAGCTAACGGTAAACTTTTTCCATTCGGATTATTTCATTTATTAAATGCTCGTAAAAATTCAAAAGATGTTACCTTCTACTTAATTGGTGTAGCTCCTGAATATCAAAACAAAGGTGTTATTGCTATTATTTTTAAACAATATTGTGAAACTTTTGCTAAAAAAGGCATCATAAATTGTATTCGAACTCCTGAATTAGAAGACAATATAGCAATTCATCAAATTTGGAAAGATTTTAATCCGACAACTCACAAAAGAAGAAGAACTTATAAACTTAATTTATAA
- a CDS encoding transporter — protein sequence MNAQYTTVINSNRPGFSESPYSVGLGVYQFETGVFFRKAKATPTFSNPQALGLNLLFRTSFFTEKLEFNINTSLQKDKIAFKNVFESYTSKIGLSKLTLAAKYLVYAPKYDDKKKEIRSWKKRHSFDYKRLIPHVGVYVGANFGSVLTDYHQKGGINAKAGILLQNELSNKLYVITNVFYNYISSDFKELSYIVTATKNLNDYWSAFAEIEGTSSQYKNKTNIGVGAAYLYNENLQFNASLRGTLQQNEVGMYAGIGASYRLNKHQDKFLEVDEFGNKIEEQEEENYDENKGFFGRLIAKVKGLFKNKNKQTITVKNGEKEEKITIDKPRRTRSKSLIEMITKEDKKEKKKTIKEAKKAEKKAKKKAEKKLKNIEKERLKAEKDRNKETERKEKERLKLEKNIQKKAEKEAKRKEKERLKLEKEIKKLEEDLKKEEKKDD from the coding sequence GTGAATGCTCAGTACACAACGGTTATAAACTCAAATCGTCCAGGGTTTTCTGAAAGCCCTTATAGTGTTGGCCTAGGTGTTTATCAATTTGAAACAGGAGTGTTTTTTAGAAAAGCAAAAGCAACGCCTACCTTTAGTAATCCTCAAGCCTTAGGGTTAAATCTTTTATTTAGAACAAGTTTTTTTACGGAAAAATTAGAATTTAACATAAATACAAGCCTTCAAAAAGATAAAATTGCTTTTAAAAATGTCTTTGAATCATATACTAGTAAAATAGGCTTAAGTAAACTTACTTTAGCAGCTAAATATTTAGTGTATGCGCCTAAATATGACGATAAAAAAAAAGAAATTAGAAGTTGGAAAAAAAGACATTCTTTTGATTATAAAAGATTAATTCCGCATGTTGGTGTTTATGTAGGTGCTAATTTTGGAAGTGTGTTAACAGATTACCATCAAAAAGGAGGCATCAATGCAAAAGCAGGAATCTTACTACAAAATGAATTATCAAACAAATTATATGTTATTACAAATGTTTTTTATAATTATATTAGTAGTGATTTTAAAGAATTATCATACATCGTTACCGCTACCAAAAACTTAAACGATTATTGGTCTGCTTTTGCGGAAATAGAAGGAACATCTAGTCAATATAAAAACAAAACAAATATAGGTGTTGGAGCAGCTTATTTATATAATGAAAATTTACAATTTAACGCAAGTCTTAGAGGAACTTTACAACAAAATGAAGTTGGAATGTATGCTGGTATAGGTGCTTCTTACCGATTAAATAAGCACCAAGATAAATTTTTAGAAGTAGATGAGTTTGGAAATAAAATTGAAGAACAAGAAGAAGAAAATTATGACGAAAACAAAGGTTTTTTTGGTCGTTTAATCGCCAAAGTTAAAGGTTTGTTCAAAAATAAAAACAAACAAACTATTACTGTTAAAAATGGTGAAAAAGAAGAAAAAATAACCATTGATAAACCTAGAAGAACTCGTTCTAAATCATTAATTGAAATGATAACGAAAGAGGATAAAAAAGAAAAGAAAAAAACAATAAAAGAAGCAAAGAAAGCAGAAAAAAAAGCTAAAAAGAAAGCAGAAAAAAAACTAAAAAATATAGAAAAAGAACGTTTAAAAGCTGAAAAAGATAGAAATAAAGAGACAGAACGCAAAGAAAAAGAACGATTAAAACTTGAAAAAAATATTCAGAAAAAAGCCGAAAAAGAAGCTAAACGTAAAGAAAAAGAACGATTAAAACTCGAAAAAGAAATAAAAAAACTTGAAGAAGACTTAAAGAAAGAAGAAAAAAAGGACGATTAA
- a CDS encoding DUF4834 family protein, which yields MTHINEAGIAGLFKMILYILAFYYISKFLMKLFGPYLLKKAVNKVQKKAEQQFNNQQQQQQQNDVETGKTVVDKKPQNIQQSNNSVGEYVDFEEID from the coding sequence ATGACACACATCAATGAAGCAGGAATAGCAGGTCTTTTTAAAATGATACTATATATTCTGGCGTTTTATTATATTTCTAAATTTCTAATGAAATTATTTGGTCCTTACTTATTAAAAAAGGCAGTAAATAAAGTTCAGAAAAAGGCGGAACAGCAATTTAACAATCAGCAACAACAGCAACAACAAAATGATGTTGAAACAGGAAAAACAGTAGTTGATAAAAAACCACAAAATATACAACAAAGCAATAATTCGGTAGGAGAATATGTTGATTTTGAAGAAATAGATTAA